A region from the Pelagovum pacificum genome encodes:
- a CDS encoding histidine phosphotransferase family protein, with product MITSNPAELIASRICHDVINPMSAISNGLELLSMMHDNSPELDLVSESALAATARLRFLRLAFGAASPAPVPNREVTDILSGMARTGFVKVDWAAPEGASRDLVACAFLGLLCIETVLGKSGRVTVSEWQGRWTLAGAGAPTRVDPSLWSLLDGTPATCGLKPAEIQFLVLPRALSALGRTPTVDWTDGAPTISF from the coding sequence ATGATCACAAGCAACCCGGCCGAGCTGATCGCCTCGCGTATCTGCCACGACGTTATCAACCCGATGAGCGCGATCAGCAACGGGCTGGAGCTGTTGTCGATGATGCACGACAACTCGCCCGAACTCGATCTCGTCAGCGAGAGCGCCCTCGCCGCCACGGCCCGTCTGCGGTTCCTGCGTCTGGCGTTCGGGGCGGCGAGCCCGGCACCGGTGCCGAACCGAGAAGTCACCGACATCCTGAGCGGGATGGCGCGGACGGGGTTCGTGAAGGTCGACTGGGCCGCGCCGGAGGGCGCCTCCCGCGATCTCGTGGCCTGCGCGTTCCTTGGCCTGCTGTGCATCGAAACGGTGCTCGGCAAGAGCGGCCGTGTCACCGTGTCGGAGTGGCAGGGCCGCTGGACCCTCGCCGGAGCGGGCGCCCCGACGCGCGTCGACCCGAGCCTCTGGTCCCTGCTCGACGGCACACCCGCCACCTGCGGGCTCAAGCCGGCGGAGATCCAGTTCCTCGTCCTGCCGCGTGCGCTGTCCGCACTCGGGCGGACGCCGACGGTCGACTGG
- a CDS encoding DUF3553 domain-containing protein — translation MSGLNSILQPGMLVRHPNRPEWGVGQVQSNIGGRITVNFPDEGKVVIDGSRVSLDLVSADP, via the coding sequence GTGAGCGGACTGAACTCCATCCTGCAGCCCGGAATGCTGGTCAGGCACCCGAACCGTCCCGAGTGGGGCGTCGGACAGGTGCAGTCCAACATTGGCGGGCGGATCACCGTCAACTTTCCGGACGAGGGGAAAGTCGTCATCGACGGCAGCCGGGTGTCGCTCGACCTCGTATCGGCCGATCCCTAG
- a CDS encoding GNAT family N-acetyltransferase, with the protein MSVTEPVFQLRLADGPADLEAVQRLRYEVFVEELGGTGALVDHERRLERDAFDSHARHLMVVDETAGGRVVGVYRLMDREDAARAGGFYSESEYDLSPLIDGGRRLLELGRSCLHRDYRGGAAMYHLWTGLAEHVAQTGAEVLFGVASFHGTDVDALAQPLSLLHHRHLAPEASRVRARGAEAVAMDLLPEDQIDRRAALLQIPALIKAYLRLGGTVGQGAWVDRAFNTTDVCLVMDTARMNDKQTRLYTRESAK; encoded by the coding sequence ATGAGCGTGACAGAGCCTGTCTTCCAGCTGCGCCTCGCGGATGGTCCGGCGGATCTCGAAGCGGTCCAACGGCTGCGCTACGAGGTGTTCGTCGAGGAACTGGGCGGCACCGGCGCACTGGTCGACCACGAGCGGCGGCTGGAGCGGGATGCCTTCGACTCCCATGCGCGCCACCTGATGGTGGTGGACGAGACGGCCGGCGGGCGCGTGGTCGGCGTCTATCGCCTGATGGACCGCGAGGATGCGGCGCGGGCCGGGGGCTTCTATTCCGAAAGCGAGTACGACCTGTCGCCGCTGATCGACGGCGGGCGGCGCCTGCTGGAGTTGGGGCGCTCCTGTCTGCACCGCGACTACCGGGGCGGGGCGGCGATGTACCACCTCTGGACCGGGCTCGCCGAGCACGTGGCGCAGACCGGCGCGGAGGTCCTGTTCGGCGTGGCGAGCTTCCACGGCACCGATGTCGACGCGCTCGCCCAGCCCTTGTCGCTGCTGCACCACCGCCACCTCGCACCAGAAGCGAGCCGGGTCCGCGCCCGTGGGGCGGAGGCTGTGGCGATGGATCTGCTCCCGGAGGACCAGATCGACCGGCGCGCCGCGCTTCTGCAGATTCCGGCGCTGATCAAGGCGTATCTGAGGCTCGGCGGCACGGTCGGGCAGGGGGCCTGGGTTGACCGGGCCTTCAACACGACGGACGTCTGCCTCGTGATGGATACCGCCCGGATGAACGACAAGCAGACCCGCCTCTACACGCGCGAGTCGGCGAAGTGA
- a CDS encoding lysophospholipid acyltransferase family protein, giving the protein MSEAWSSGEPPPHWPASPRGRLIAALRATVLVPVLVVMFLLQLLLRLIEGPIFGQRRPVTPWITVAYCRLALRVLGFRVRREGHVMRHPGAIVANHTSWLDIFSLNASGPLYFVSKAEVRGWVGIGWLARGTGTLFVRRDRREARGQVETFRQRLTAGHRLLFFPEGTSTDGQQVLAFKPTLFAAFFDDALRERTWIQPVTVVYRAPDDADPRLYGWWGNMDFGPHLLGTLTAHPQGEITVIHHDPVRVAEAGDRKTLARACEEVVRRGLLSRLR; this is encoded by the coding sequence GTGAGCGAGGCCTGGTCCTCGGGTGAACCGCCGCCGCACTGGCCGGCTTCTCCGCGCGGCCGACTGATCGCCGCGCTTCGCGCCACGGTGCTGGTGCCGGTGCTGGTGGTGATGTTCCTCCTCCAGCTGCTGTTGCGTCTGATCGAAGGCCCGATCTTCGGCCAGCGGCGGCCGGTCACTCCGTGGATCACGGTGGCCTATTGCCGCTTGGCGCTCCGCGTGCTCGGTTTTCGCGTCCGGCGGGAGGGGCATGTGATGCGCCACCCCGGCGCGATCGTCGCCAATCACACCTCCTGGCTCGACATCTTCTCGCTGAACGCGAGCGGGCCGCTCTATTTCGTCTCCAAGGCGGAGGTCCGGGGCTGGGTCGGGATCGGCTGGCTGGCCCGCGGGACCGGAACGCTTTTTGTTCGCCGCGACCGGCGGGAGGCGCGCGGCCAGGTCGAGACATTCCGCCAGAGGCTCACCGCCGGACATCGCCTGTTGTTCTTCCCCGAGGGCACCTCGACCGACGGGCAGCAGGTGCTCGCCTTCAAGCCGACGCTCTTTGCTGCCTTCTTCGACGACGCCCTGCGGGAGCGGACGTGGATCCAGCCCGTGACCGTCGTCTATCGCGCGCCCGATGACGCGGACCCGAGGCTCTATGGCTGGTGGGGTAACATGGATTTCGGGCCGCACCTGCTCGGCACGCTGACCGCGCATCCGCAGGGCGAGATCACGGTGATCCATCATGACCCGGTGCGCGTGGCGGAGGCCGGCGACCGCAAGACGCTCGCCCGGGCCTGCGAAGAGGTCGTGCGGCGCGGCCTGCTGTCCCGGCTGCGCTAG
- a CDS encoding cytochrome c has translation MRVLRWLVALIVLAVVAGWFITAPSPVPAEYDTLVGDAEAGRVTFAAAGCASCHTAPEAEGGDAPLLAGGQAFESDFGTFYAPNISPSPEGIGDWTDGEIIHAVRDGVSPDEGHLYPAFPYTSYTKADPQDVADIVAYIRTLPASDAVNQPHDVGFPFNIRRGLGAWKILFMDDSYVLSEADSPEVQRGRYIVESLAHCAECHTERNALGALDRSAWLGGAPNPSGEGSIPNITSGGLSWTEQQIAEYLNSGFTPEFDSAGGEMAEVVQNTAQLSGDDRLAIAAYLKAVPAVQ, from the coding sequence ATGCGCGTCCTCCGCTGGCTCGTCGCCCTGATCGTGCTCGCCGTCGTCGCGGGCTGGTTCATCACGGCTCCATCGCCCGTGCCGGCGGAGTACGACACCCTCGTCGGTGACGCCGAGGCAGGCCGCGTGACCTTCGCCGCGGCGGGTTGCGCGTCCTGTCACACCGCACCGGAGGCGGAGGGCGGCGACGCCCCGCTCCTCGCCGGCGGGCAGGCGTTTGAATCGGACTTCGGCACCTTCTACGCGCCCAACATCTCGCCCTCGCCCGAAGGCATCGGGGACTGGACGGACGGCGAGATCATCCACGCCGTCCGCGACGGCGTCTCGCCCGATGAAGGTCACCTCTACCCGGCCTTCCCCTACACGTCCTACACCAAGGCGGACCCGCAGGACGTGGCCGACATCGTCGCCTATATCCGCACGCTGCCTGCATCGGACGCGGTGAACCAGCCGCACGATGTCGGCTTCCCGTTCAACATCCGCCGCGGTCTTGGCGCCTGGAAGATCCTGTTCATGGACGACAGCTACGTGCTCTCCGAGGCCGACAGTCCGGAGGTGCAGCGCGGCCGCTACATCGTGGAATCGCTGGCGCATTGTGCAGAGTGCCACACGGAACGAAACGCGCTCGGAGCGCTGGACCGGTCGGCTTGGCTCGGCGGGGCACCCAACCCCTCGGGCGAGGGTAGCATCCCCAACATCACCTCCGGCGGCCTGTCCTGGACCGAGCAGCAGATCGCGGAATACCTCAACAGCGGTTTCACGCCCGAGTTCGACAGCGCCGGTGGCGAGATGGCCGAGGTCGTCCAGAACACCGCTCAACTGAGCGGCGACGACCGGCTCGCCATCGCGGCCTACCTGAAGGCGGTGCCGGCGGTCCAGTGA
- a CDS encoding c-type cytochrome, whose protein sequence is MTSRILPVLSIAAALCSTAAVAQDQNPAVAARQSHMSLYAHNLGIIGGMAQGNTEYDAEMAATAATDLRMLAEISEQAYWPEGTDSESIEGTRALPAIWEDMEGFDASRAALVEAAVAMEEAAGESLEALQGAMGGLGQGCGGCHQTYRQQQ, encoded by the coding sequence ATGACTTCCCGCATTCTTCCCGTACTTTCCATCGCCGCCGCGCTCTGCTCGACCGCAGCCGTCGCGCAGGACCAGAACCCGGCCGTCGCCGCGCGCCAGTCGCACATGTCGCTCTATGCCCACAACCTCGGCATCATCGGCGGCATGGCCCAGGGCAATACCGAGTACGATGCGGAAATGGCCGCCACCGCCGCGACCGACCTGCGGATGCTCGCCGAGATTTCCGAGCAGGCCTACTGGCCCGAGGGCACCGACAGCGAGTCGATCGAGGGCACTCGTGCGCTCCCCGCGATCTGGGAAGACATGGAAGGCTTCGACGCCAGCCGTGCCGCGCTCGTCGAGGCGGCGGTCGCCATGGAAGAGGCCGCCGGTGAAAGCCTCGAAGCGCTGCAAGGCGCCATGGGCGGCCTTGGCCAGGGCTGCGGCGGCTGCCACCAGACCTATCGCCAGCAACAGTAA
- a CDS encoding LysR family transcriptional regulator, whose product MQKESWDDLRFVLAVAETGSVAGAARELGVNHATVLRRIAAFEARAGQPVFERTPHGYRLPPDQFRLIEAARDVAAAVDGVERLVSGRSGQRQAVRITSTDTLCTMILPPIVAELARAGTQIDLRCSNRHLDLSRMHADITVRPAKALPPDLTGEIAGHLGLATYASSPDVSGWLTAQGPLAKSVVAEWQADQGSTADSSGGADSFLVLRELAAQGLGRTMLPCCVGEADPRLVRISDPDLEFSVPVWVASHVELGDVARLRQVRERLVAALGAQSRLLSSGQGRAAA is encoded by the coding sequence TTGCAGAAGGAAAGCTGGGACGACCTGCGTTTCGTGCTCGCCGTCGCCGAAACCGGCTCTGTCGCGGGCGCGGCACGGGAGCTCGGAGTCAACCATGCAACGGTCCTGCGCCGCATCGCGGCGTTCGAGGCGCGCGCCGGTCAGCCGGTCTTCGAGCGGACGCCGCACGGCTACCGTCTGCCACCGGATCAATTCCGCTTGATCGAGGCCGCGCGTGACGTCGCCGCCGCCGTCGACGGGGTGGAGCGCCTCGTTTCCGGGCGGTCTGGTCAGCGGCAGGCGGTGCGGATCACCTCGACCGATACGCTCTGCACGATGATCCTGCCGCCGATCGTGGCGGAGCTCGCGCGGGCGGGCACGCAGATCGACCTGCGCTGCTCGAACCGGCACCTCGATCTGTCGCGAATGCATGCCGACATCACGGTGCGGCCCGCCAAGGCGCTGCCACCCGACCTGACGGGCGAGATCGCGGGGCATCTCGGGCTCGCAACCTATGCCAGCAGCCCGGATGTCTCCGGCTGGCTCACCGCTCAGGGGCCACTTGCGAAATCGGTCGTCGCGGAATGGCAGGCGGATCAGGGCTCGACAGCGGACAGCAGCGGCGGGGCGGACAGCTTCCTCGTCTTGCGGGAACTCGCGGCGCAGGGCCTCGGGCGGACCATGTTGCCCTGTTGCGTGGGCGAGGCGGATCCGCGGCTGGTGCGCATCTCCGATCCCGACCTCGAATTCTCCGTACCGGTCTGGGTGGCCAGCCACGTCGAGCTCGGGGACGTCGCCCGTCTGCGGCAGGTGCGCGAACGGCTGGTCGCCGCGCTCGGTGCGCAATCGCGGTTGTTGTCGAGCGGGCAGGGCCGCGCGGCAGCCTAG